Proteins encoded together in one Entomobacter blattae window:
- a CDS encoding phage tail tip lysozyme yields MADKDYFFGVTLDMDASGFIGGSADAQDAAKALLAGLTNTDRKARAAIKTLGQALGATPTEIKRSFDKLKSIRDEDLTEQQRYGKETLASVIALYEGTTEYKNRQVREEKKITDQGVVNAKRSLTTQRQQAAEEARIMRYRRDNVASLRDTLLSLAAVAAGGASLSAIAKTVTSVAQQGADIARVAERIQVDPKNLYKWRVAGLLGGASQEEGQQALEAIREEQTDVLQRNGTGGRILHFARDVLGIGDAANLDPIELVRRMDEIERARDRNQGVRSTDYKETAGFSGNVANWFANFGNFQQSMSRAGDLTKNYDVEADKRLDKNVREIQAQWGRFQYAIAHDIEPSLEAISKIISEAAEFAERHPDAANRIAESVALFTAATGIVLAIGGVFVPIRAALGIARSTIAMAKVVETEAAAATVTSKLGNLARFTAAIGIVGTAIQVIITALDLLSKFDGTKKALDGITGKQIADAQVSGSGSLASIAKTSNKTDAVIPGPLGPLSYLNPISPARGAEIPYRPYMGGMGNIGGVGSSGRTDALVELFQKEGGYTRDQSIGIVANLVKESSLNEKSDKGDGGLAYGLGQWHPDRQALFKKWSGKDIHSSSFIDQARFIIHELNTTEKRANAKLKAARNAYEAAGAFVDYERPRDRVGEQRSRGQIADNLIKNLHQTQAFVRNGLAAGGNTMLAAQRAAGPINTNTSTDNSTSINIHGPINVNANSAKEFSRSVQMAALPNAWQANTGTQ; encoded by the coding sequence ATGGCAGATAAAGATTACTTTTTTGGCGTAACCCTCGACATGGATGCCTCAGGGTTTATTGGCGGCAGTGCAGATGCACAGGATGCAGCTAAGGCGTTATTGGCGGGGCTTACCAATACAGATCGTAAAGCTCGTGCTGCGATTAAAACGTTGGGGCAAGCGCTTGGGGCTACTCCTACAGAAATAAAACGCTCTTTCGATAAATTAAAATCTATTAGAGATGAAGATTTAACGGAACAGCAGAGATACGGAAAAGAAACTTTAGCTTCAGTGATAGCTCTATATGAGGGGACTACCGAGTATAAGAATCGTCAAGTTCGTGAAGAAAAGAAAATAACAGATCAGGGTGTAGTGAATGCCAAGCGATCATTAACAACACAACGCCAACAGGCGGCTGAGGAGGCGCGTATCATGCGCTATCGGCGTGACAACGTGGCTTCCCTGCGTGATACGCTTCTCTCACTCGCAGCTGTTGCTGCAGGTGGAGCCTCACTTTCGGCTATTGCCAAAACTGTAACGTCTGTTGCTCAACAAGGCGCTGATATTGCCAGGGTAGCTGAGCGTATCCAGGTTGATCCTAAAAACCTCTACAAATGGCGTGTAGCTGGTTTGCTTGGTGGTGCTAGCCAAGAGGAAGGTCAACAGGCATTAGAGGCGATTAGAGAAGAGCAAACCGATGTCCTTCAGAGGAATGGCACGGGTGGAAGGATTTTGCATTTTGCAAGAGATGTTTTAGGTATTGGAGATGCAGCCAATTTAGACCCCATTGAATTAGTTCGCCGAATGGATGAGATAGAGCGTGCTCGTGATAGAAACCAAGGGGTGAGGTCAACAGATTATAAAGAAACAGCTGGCTTTAGTGGTAATGTTGCCAACTGGTTTGCTAATTTTGGGAATTTTCAGCAGTCAATGTCACGTGCTGGAGACTTGACCAAAAACTATGATGTTGAGGCTGATAAGCGGCTGGATAAAAACGTGCGTGAGATACAGGCGCAATGGGGGAGGTTTCAGTATGCTATTGCTCATGATATTGAGCCTTCACTTGAAGCCATTTCAAAAATTATTTCTGAAGCAGCTGAATTTGCTGAACGACATCCAGATGCCGCCAATAGGATTGCAGAGTCCGTAGCTTTATTTACTGCAGCTACAGGCATTGTTCTGGCTATTGGTGGGGTATTTGTTCCCATACGGGCAGCATTAGGTATAGCGCGCTCAACTATTGCTATGGCGAAGGTGGTAGAAACAGAAGCAGCCGCTGCAACGGTAACGTCAAAATTGGGGAACCTGGCAAGGTTTACGGCAGCTATTGGTATTGTTGGCACGGCCATTCAGGTGATAATAACAGCCCTTGATCTGCTTTCCAAATTTGATGGCACCAAAAAAGCATTAGATGGTATAACAGGAAAACAGATTGCTGATGCCCAAGTATCCGGTTCGGGCAGTTTGGCTTCCATAGCAAAAACATCGAATAAAACAGATGCTGTTATTCCTGGCCCTTTGGGGCCTTTATCTTACCTGAACCCCATTTCACCAGCAAGAGGCGCTGAAATCCCTTATAGGCCTTATATGGGCGGTATGGGAAATATTGGCGGTGTTGGCTCTTCTGGCAGAACAGATGCTTTGGTTGAGTTGTTCCAAAAGGAGGGTGGATATACGCGAGATCAGTCAATAGGGATTGTTGCCAATCTTGTAAAAGAGAGCAGTTTAAATGAAAAATCTGACAAGGGAGATGGTGGCCTTGCTTATGGTCTCGGCCAATGGCACCCTGACAGACAGGCGTTATTTAAAAAATGGTCTGGTAAGGATATTCACAGTTCATCTTTCATCGACCAAGCTCGTTTTATAATCCATGAACTCAATACAACAGAAAAAAGAGCCAATGCAAAATTAAAAGCTGCCAGAAATGCTTATGAAGCGGCTGGAGCATTTGTTGATTATGAGCGGCCTAGAGATCGGGTAGGTGAGCAAAGGTCGCGAGGTCAAATAGCAGATAATCTTATCAAGAACTTACATCAGACCCAGGCTTTCGTTCGTAATGGCTTGGCAGCAGGTGGAAACACCATGTTAGCAGCCCAACGGGCAGCAGGGCCTATCAATACCAACACCTCAACGGATAATAGCACGTCCATCAATATTCATGGGCCAATCAACGTTAATGCGAATAGCGCTAAAGAGTTTTCCAGGAGCGTTCAGATGGCCGCCTTACCCAATGCCTGGCAGGCGAATACAGGAACGCAATAA
- a CDS encoding DUF3383 family protein, whose product MSIELNDIVQIDPKVLPVGQSQNTLVGLMLSQNAAIPNGVVLSFTTAEDIGHKLGYDSLEYRQAQVYFRGFTGSTNLPNELLVAFFPTTSTSAYLEGGDLSGMTLTELQSLSGSLAIIVDGINYTADNLVFSSVRSFSDAADYISANMQHAGGDPLIVNFSSGNNGFVISSAKTGSESSVGFAATGTTLAAPLRLTSLTGAVQSLAADNPSPDSIMTAIRHKNQKWATFFCAFDPADLKTPLAQWTDAQNRAVMAILHDTSEAITSQPVGQTWAERIKTLQFNGIFPIYHDPLHAAFVASIPACLDFTATDGRYTFAFRRQTGLAASVNDMRVANILESKGYNFYGDYASSTQAFNFLYPGSVTGEWLWADSYIDQIWLNRAFRAALVNLLINKGNIPYNTTGSAFIENAMQSTINQALAFGAIRPNITLSDEQKQNISAKYGQAAVNALQTRGWFLSVRAEAVAPQARVLRASPPCEFYYVDGQSVQRIHLASIEVQ is encoded by the coding sequence ATGTCCATTGAACTGAACGATATTGTCCAGATTGATCCCAAGGTTTTGCCAGTGGGGCAGAGCCAGAACACGCTTGTCGGGTTAATGCTTAGCCAGAATGCAGCCATTCCTAACGGGGTTGTATTATCATTTACAACAGCTGAGGATATCGGCCACAAACTGGGCTACGATAGCCTGGAATACCGCCAGGCCCAGGTTTACTTTCGAGGTTTTACGGGCTCAACAAACCTGCCTAACGAGTTGTTGGTTGCGTTTTTCCCTACAACCTCAACCTCTGCCTATCTGGAGGGGGGCGATTTATCAGGTATGACATTGACTGAGTTGCAGTCTCTATCTGGGAGTCTGGCCATTATTGTTGATGGTATAAACTATACAGCTGATAATCTGGTATTTTCTTCAGTGAGAAGTTTTTCAGATGCGGCTGATTATATTTCAGCCAATATGCAGCATGCCGGTGGCGATCCATTAATTGTTAATTTCAGCTCTGGCAATAATGGCTTTGTTATCAGCAGTGCAAAAACAGGATCAGAGTCCAGTGTGGGGTTTGCTGCAACCGGAACAACACTGGCCGCACCTCTACGTCTAACATCCCTCACTGGGGCGGTGCAGTCTCTGGCGGCAGATAATCCAAGCCCTGATAGCATTATGACAGCTATAAGGCATAAAAACCAGAAATGGGCAACGTTCTTTTGTGCGTTTGATCCTGCTGATCTTAAAACACCACTGGCGCAATGGACGGACGCTCAAAATCGTGCTGTGATGGCAATTTTACACGACACATCCGAGGCTATTACCAGCCAGCCAGTGGGGCAGACCTGGGCAGAGCGCATTAAAACCCTGCAATTTAACGGAATATTCCCTATCTATCACGATCCACTCCATGCAGCGTTTGTTGCCTCTATTCCTGCCTGTCTGGATTTTACAGCGACAGACGGGCGTTATACATTTGCATTCCGTAGACAAACTGGATTAGCCGCCTCTGTTAATGACATGCGTGTGGCGAATATTTTGGAGAGTAAGGGCTATAATTTTTATGGGGATTACGCTTCTAGCACACAGGCGTTTAATTTCCTCTACCCTGGTTCTGTTACGGGTGAATGGCTATGGGCGGATAGCTATATCGACCAGATATGGCTCAATAGGGCGTTCAGGGCCGCCCTTGTTAATTTGCTGATCAATAAAGGCAACATTCCCTATAATACGACGGGGTCAGCGTTTATTGAAAACGCCATGCAGTCCACAATTAATCAGGCGTTGGCATTTGGGGCGATCCGGCCAAACATTACCCTCTCAGACGAGCAAAAGCAGAATATTTCAGCCAAATACGGGCAGGCTGCCGTCAATGCGCTGCAAACACGGGGTTGGTTCCTCTCAGTGCGGGCAGAGGCCGTCGCCCCACAGGCTCGCGTATTGAGGGCCTCTCCGCCGTGCGAATTCTATTACGTTGATGGTCAGTCCGTTCAGCGTATCCACCTAGCCAGTATTGAGGTGCAGTAA
- a CDS encoding phage baseplate plug family protein, giving the protein MVKQLIPLNPVSNQNVRVGLGGQNVQLRIDTKLNIGTFIDVYLAGEPVILGMQCRNNVPMIQLAYLGFRGDLTFYDMQGNSDPFFTGFGSRYILVWDSEAKLQ; this is encoded by the coding sequence GTGGTTAAACAGCTCATTCCCCTCAATCCGGTCTCCAACCAGAATGTTCGTGTTGGGTTGGGTGGGCAGAATGTGCAGTTGAGGATTGATACCAAACTCAATATTGGCACGTTTATAGACGTGTATCTGGCTGGTGAACCGGTTATTCTGGGCATGCAGTGCCGCAATAACGTGCCGATGATCCAGCTGGCCTATCTGGGTTTCAGGGGGGATTTAACATTCTACGATATGCAGGGCAATTCAGATCCGTTTTTTACAGGCTTTGGCAGCCGGTATATTCTGGTGTGGGACAGTGAGGCCAAATTACAATGA
- a CDS encoding Arc family DNA-binding protein, with protein MSQSTHYRLRIPDDLKKWVREQSIENKRSINGQILFCIERMKLAENKKTADAPSTSSSAASLETSS; from the coding sequence ATGAGTCAATCGACACATTATAGATTGCGGATACCTGATGATTTGAAGAAATGGGTAAGAGAGCAATCTATAGAGAATAAACGCTCGATAAACGGCCAGATTTTATTTTGTATTGAGAGAATGAAATTGGCAGAAAACAAAAAAACAGCAGACGCACCCTCGACAAGTTCATCTGCTGCTTCTCTCGAAACATCTAGCTAG
- a CDS encoding phage neck terminator protein, producing the protein MEQNHCQTPGGCGCVRTSPEAEGAGTDTGPVDARISGVIVALRAYLIDLFPGLQVEYGQTNYNVTPGQPFALITPITQVRLSTNRSSYSATGKLSVQPIKLRYQIDFFRDGSQDRATILAQLFRDVDAATWFARYTAHTSPLYADEVHQTALINESDLYEERWTVDVLLQYNNVILQSQKSTDRDPSVIEVGV; encoded by the coding sequence GTGGAGCAAAATCATTGTCAAACGCCAGGAGGTTGCGGATGTGTACGAACCTCCCCAGAGGCCGAGGGGGCCGGCACAGATACGGGGCCTGTAGATGCCCGTATTTCTGGGGTTATTGTAGCGCTCAGGGCCTATCTGATCGATCTATTCCCAGGGTTACAGGTTGAGTACGGGCAGACGAATTATAATGTAACCCCTGGTCAGCCCTTTGCGTTGATTACCCCTATTACCCAGGTGAGGCTATCGACCAATCGCAGCAGCTATTCAGCGACCGGAAAGCTCTCAGTCCAGCCGATCAAACTACGCTATCAGATCGATTTTTTCAGAGACGGTTCACAGGATAGAGCCACAATTCTAGCCCAGTTATTTCGTGACGTTGATGCCGCCACCTGGTTTGCCCGGTATACGGCCCACACCAGCCCGCTCTATGCAGATGAGGTGCACCAAACCGCCCTGATCAACGAGAGTGACCTCTACGAGGAGCGGTGGACGGTCGATGTGCTGCTGCAATATAACAACGTTATTCTCCAGTCCCAGAAAAGCACCGATCGAGACCCGTCTGTTATTGAGGTGGGGGTTTAG
- a CDS encoding Arc family DNA-binding protein gives MTEETAHFRLRIPQDLKKEVEVSAKANNRSINAEILYALVEYYSKIANESPILSSLREEGEVLVSIDKLSHEKVSSWKSKEDITKKDIKEIKSLFDKYLTAYNRNEPFRKKTLEFIPSILLLLEKLKS, from the coding sequence ATGACAGAAGAAACCGCACATTTCAGATTAAGAATTCCTCAAGACCTAAAAAAAGAGGTAGAGGTATCAGCAAAAGCAAACAATCGTTCTATTAATGCTGAAATCTTGTATGCCTTGGTAGAGTATTATTCAAAAATTGCTAATGAATCTCCCATCCTTTCTTCTTTGCGAGAAGAAGGGGAAGTTTTAGTATCAATAGATAAATTGTCACATGAAAAAGTTTCAAGCTGGAAAAGTAAAGAAGATATAACTAAAAAAGATATCAAAGAAATAAAATCTTTATTTGATAAATACTTAACTGCTTACAATCGAAATGAGCCTTTTAGAAAAAAAACCTTAGAATTTATTCCAAGCATTTTATTGCTTTTAGAAAAATTAAAAAGCTAA
- a CDS encoding phage tail fiber protein has translation MVNRSITSANSVLVVTATSRGVANSLSGITGIDLSQFSSILGVPYELEGWAADRAFAVAAQTTSEVVLGVDGKAHFGWVPNLVQFDFSIMPDSDTAEFMETIYSIQQTLRETLEMNATLKIPALQRGYALINGALTNYTPLPAHERVQAAQTFQMTFTKSLPAPY, from the coding sequence ATGGTTAATCGTTCCATTACATCGGCCAATTCCGTTCTGGTTGTAACGGCTACCTCTCGTGGAGTAGCTAATTCTCTTTCTGGCATTACGGGTATAGACCTTAGCCAGTTTTCTTCCATCCTCGGCGTGCCATATGAGTTAGAGGGATGGGCGGCAGACCGCGCCTTTGCTGTAGCAGCCCAAACAACGTCTGAGGTTGTTTTAGGTGTTGATGGCAAGGCCCATTTTGGCTGGGTGCCCAACCTGGTGCAGTTTGATTTTTCCATTATGCCCGATAGCGACACGGCAGAGTTTATGGAAACCATCTACAGTATCCAGCAAACCTTGCGCGAAACACTGGAAATGAATGCGACCTTGAAAATTCCAGCCTTGCAAAGGGGTTACGCGCTTATTAACGGGGCTCTAACCAACTATACCCCTCTACCAGCCCATGAGCGTGTGCAGGCCGCCCAAACCTTCCAGATGACCTTTACAAAATCATTACCAGCTCCTTATTGA
- a CDS encoding antA/AntB antirepressor family protein yields MNNVTQVTQNSNNSIPEQFQAVATFCTATEVVIGGRKVLGIADARDLHKGLGVGRDYSTWIDERITKYGFIEKEDYNILFPKMGEQKGSGGHNKKQYVISLDMAKELAMVENNEQGKLIRRYFIWAENQLRDQQHKVVSTDQLSDVLAKVALIEASVQASTRATVQLASGAINIEKELIHLQDSQIFERYLPMKNFLDDMGYGSFRRGNLVTLASGWCREFAFNTRAVYRLQRSRETGRWLFHHELLRLWFNFSGKRRIQDYMQHRIDQLVFLNLQERKKKRKKIA; encoded by the coding sequence ATGAACAATGTAACACAAGTTACCCAAAATTCCAACAATTCTATTCCTGAGCAGTTTCAGGCAGTTGCAACTTTCTGCACAGCGACAGAGGTTGTTATTGGCGGGAGGAAAGTTTTAGGGATTGCTGATGCCAGGGATTTGCATAAGGGATTAGGAGTTGGAAGAGATTATTCAACTTGGATTGATGAAAGAATAACTAAATATGGATTTATAGAGAAAGAAGATTACAATATTTTGTTCCCCAAAATGGGGGAGCAAAAAGGTTCAGGTGGTCATAATAAAAAACAGTATGTAATCTCCCTCGACATGGCCAAAGAGCTTGCGATGGTAGAAAATAACGAGCAGGGTAAGCTTATTCGCCGTTATTTTATCTGGGCTGAAAACCAGTTAAGAGATCAGCAACATAAAGTTGTCTCTACTGACCAGCTTTCGGATGTATTAGCTAAAGTCGCGTTGATTGAAGCGAGTGTTCAGGCATCGACGAGAGCAACCGTTCAGCTGGCAAGTGGTGCGATCAACATCGAGAAAGAGCTTATTCATTTACAGGATAGCCAAATATTTGAGCGCTATCTACCGATGAAGAACTTCCTTGATGATATGGGTTATGGCTCATTCCGGCGTGGCAATCTTGTAACGCTAGCCTCTGGCTGGTGCAGGGAATTTGCTTTCAACACAAGGGCTGTTTATCGTCTTCAACGTAGCAGGGAAACGGGTCGGTGGTTGTTTCATCATGAGCTATTGCGCCTGTGGTTCAATTTCTCTGGCAAGCGTCGCATTCAAGATTACATGCAGCACCGTATAGATCAGCTTGTTTTCCTCAACTTGCAGGAACGCAAGAAGAAGAGAAAGAAAATAGCTTAA
- a CDS encoding phage collar protein, with the protein MNLRGLANSLTRRISPNEPIVWKQFIKTYRDVLGNTTPQYRDVAITGNIQPLASDDLQHLDNINQQGTFMAVYTNSAIEGMRRGEQKAQDMLVFRGQTWMVVQVLEDWRQDGWSKIIVKRQEVADVYEPPQRPRGPAQIRGL; encoded by the coding sequence ATGAATCTTAGAGGTCTGGCCAATAGTTTAACGCGCCGTATCAGCCCTAACGAGCCTATTGTGTGGAAACAGTTTATCAAAACCTATCGAGACGTTTTAGGCAACACAACACCCCAATATAGAGACGTTGCTATAACTGGCAATATCCAACCCCTAGCCTCTGACGATTTGCAGCATTTGGATAATATCAATCAGCAGGGCACGTTTATGGCTGTTTATACAAACTCTGCTATTGAGGGCATGCGTAGGGGTGAACAAAAAGCACAGGATATGTTGGTGTTCCGTGGGCAAACGTGGATGGTTGTTCAGGTATTAGAGGATTGGAGACAGGACGGGTGGAGCAAAATCATTGTCAAACGCCAGGAGGTTGCGGATGTGTACGAACCTCCCCAGAGGCCGAGGGGGCCGGCACAGATACGGGGCCTGTAG
- a CDS encoding Gp138 family membrane-puncturing spike protein, whose product MAQEKRYFGFATPAQVQEPYNAQTFHIDRHIKQNVNTSIPARVVKVDRAKRRLTCTPMVHQITPTGEAIPHGKIFDVPYGYVQGGNCLIQVDPVEGDIGFVCFSQRDISRVKDGFKDDAPETLRTHAWEDAVFIQNLHSDKSAEHIIRFDPDGGIELISNKPIKITGDLEVTGSITAQGDVKSGSISLQNHVHGGVETGSGTTGKAE is encoded by the coding sequence ATGGCACAGGAAAAACGCTATTTTGGGTTTGCAACGCCAGCTCAGGTGCAGGAGCCGTATAATGCTCAGACATTCCATATCGACCGCCACATCAAACAGAACGTGAACACGTCTATTCCTGCCCGTGTGGTGAAGGTGGATAGAGCCAAAAGGCGCCTCACCTGCACGCCCATGGTGCACCAGATAACACCAACAGGTGAGGCTATTCCCCATGGGAAGATATTTGACGTGCCCTATGGGTATGTTCAGGGCGGCAATTGTCTCATCCAGGTTGATCCGGTGGAAGGAGATATTGGTTTTGTCTGCTTTTCTCAACGTGATATCTCCAGGGTAAAAGACGGGTTCAAGGACGATGCCCCCGAAACATTACGCACCCACGCCTGGGAAGATGCTGTTTTTATCCAGAATCTCCATTCTGATAAATCCGCTGAACATATTATTCGGTTTGATCCTGACGGTGGCATAGAGTTGATCTCCAATAAACCGATTAAAATCACGGGGGACTTGGAGGTAACAGGCTCTATCACAGCCCAGGGTGACGTAAAATCCGGCTCCATCAGCCTGCAAAACCACGTTCATGGCGGAGTTGAGACAGGAAGTGGAACAACGGGGAAGGCAGAGTAG
- a CDS encoding phage baseplate protein translates to MAKPPIEKPLYPNVPNDAGVPALKRPPEGVNVVVGGLLATTGSGFLSSVAFDYLDDFINTRWVLYNQNSLKDAFGDVGTDRNALVYYQVQFSGQSNIANAPLEGGDFISYNKTLSPNTYQVGISCGSTEAVRKVFMRLLEDMRVDTQLYALQTPDSWYINLNVTSINYQRTSQGGVQLVNALLTLQEVRLYATTTWKNTKTGVVTSSEDQGYTTTAEMNSLQTARVQYFDALTNTFGEVPRG, encoded by the coding sequence ATGGCTAAGCCTCCCATTGAAAAACCTCTTTATCCCAACGTTCCGAATGATGCGGGTGTGCCTGCGTTAAAGCGGCCGCCTGAAGGGGTAAATGTTGTGGTTGGGGGATTGCTCGCCACTACGGGGAGTGGTTTTCTCTCCAGTGTGGCGTTTGATTACCTGGACGATTTTATTAACACCAGATGGGTTTTGTATAATCAGAATAGCCTCAAGGATGCTTTTGGGGATGTTGGCACAGATAGGAATGCCCTTGTGTATTACCAGGTGCAGTTTTCTGGCCAGAGCAATATTGCCAATGCGCCACTGGAGGGTGGGGATTTTATTTCCTATAACAAAACCCTTAGTCCAAACACTTATCAAGTTGGCATAAGCTGCGGCAGCACGGAGGCTGTGCGTAAGGTTTTTATGAGGCTATTAGAGGATATGCGGGTTGATACACAGCTTTACGCCTTACAAACCCCTGACTCCTGGTATATCAACCTGAATGTGACCAGCATCAATTATCAACGCACATCGCAAGGGGGTGTACAGCTGGTGAATGCCCTGCTCACCCTTCAGGAGGTGCGGCTTTATGCCACCACCACATGGAAAAACACCAAAACCGGTGTGGTCACCAGTTCAGAGGATCAGGGCTACACGACAACAGCGGAAATGAACAGCCTGCAAACAGCCCGCGTGCAGTATTTTGATGCGTTAACCAATACATTCGGTGAGGTTCCCCGTGGTTAA